A genomic segment from Corylus avellana chromosome ca5, CavTom2PMs-1.0 encodes:
- the LOC132182490 gene encoding uncharacterized protein LOC132182490: protein MGGVTSSIAAKFAFFPPTPPSYTLMVDDTRAGRLYIPEVPRRENVNVDVLKLRNRRGNDIVAVHVKHHKASATLLYSHGNAADLGQMFELFVELSIRLRVNLMGYDYSGYGQSTGKPSECNTYADIDAAYKCLKEQYGVKDEQLILYGQSVGSGPTLDLASRIPSLRGVVLHSPILSGLRVLYPVKRTYWFDIYKNIDKIGMVDCPVLVIHGTSDEVVHCSHGKQLWELSKEKFEPLWLSGGGHCNLELYPEFIKHLKKFVHAIGKSKAATHGSKKPTVESDNQSKPSETGPSDKFELGPDLPEVSRNSLDSRLEKSRKPNKPEKSRMSTDRVDRFRRRKGLVW from the exons ATGGGGGGAGTCACGTCGTCGATCGCGGCCAAGTTCGCCTTCTTCCCGCCGACCCCTCCGTCGTACACCTTGATGGTGGACGACACGCGCGCCGGACGGCTCTATATCCCCGAGGTTCCGAGGAGGGAGAACGTCAACGTGGACGTGCTCAAGCTCCGCAACCGCAGAGGCAACGACATCGTGGCCGTCCACGTCAAGCATCACAAGGCCTCCGCCACTCTGCTCTACTCCCACGGAAATGCCGCTGATTTGGGTCAGATGTTCGAGCTCTTCGTCGAGCTCAGCATTCGGCTTCGTGTCAATCTCATGgg GTATGATTACTCTGGCTATGGACAATCAACTGGAAAG CCATCTGAATGTAATACATATGCCGACATTGATGCAGCATATAAATGCCTCAAGGAGCAGTATGGTGTCAAAGATgaacaattaatattatatggTCAGTCTGTTGGTAGTGGCCCCACCCTTGATCTTGCTTCAAGAATACCAAGCTTGAGAGGAGTGGTTTTGCATAGCCCGATTTTGTCTGGGCTGAGAGTGTTATACCCAGTCAAACGGACATACTGGTTTGATATTTATAAG AATATTGACAAAATTGGTATGGTGGACTGTCCTGTTCTTGTGATACAT GGGACTTCTGATGAAGTTGTGCATTGTTCCCATGGGAAGCAGCTTTGGGAACTTTCCAAGGAAAAGTTCGAACCCTTGTGGTTAAGTGGAGGTGGGCATTGCAACCTTGAGCTTTACCCAGAATTCATCAAACATCTAAAGAAATTTGTACATGCCATCGGCAAATCAAAAGCAGCCACACATGGTTCTAAAAAACCTACGGTAGAATCTGATAATCAGAGCAAACCATCCGAAACTGGACCTTCGGATAAATTtgaattgggtccggaccttcCAGAAGTTTCCAGAAACAGTTTAGATAGCCGACTCGAGAAGTCTAGAAAGCCAAACAAGCCTGAAAAGTCTCGCATGAGCACTGACCGTGTTGACAGGTTTAGGAGAAGAAAGGGCCTAGTCTGGTGA
- the LOC132182493 gene encoding uncharacterized protein LOC132182493 isoform X2, with the protein MLSLKNMYKLLPQISDFPMISETTTKDTIPPEFLTEAVFAGGSFWSLEAAFGRIEGVVKTATGYYGGTLKKPSYREVCEGLTGHTEAVKVIYDKRRIPYKFLCDIFWESHDPTNKDYLSFGVSTHQRSAIFYSNEKERKEAQESKIRRQMKLNKRIVTKITPSDADFFVAENQHQKHYLQKKYRVCESLGLRSTEQFVESNIACKLNGILAMEAHLIIDELRIFLQTQEMPMQTKLACEEMIEELSKIKVEKTPNSLSIMSWN; encoded by the exons ATGCTTAGTTTGAAAAACATGTACAAATTGCTTCCTCAAATTTCTGACTTTCCCATGATCTCTGAGACCACAACAAAAGACACCATTCCGCCAGAGTTTCTCACCGAAGCAGTGTTTGCTGGAG GTAGCTTCTGGAGCCTAGAAGCTGCGTTTGGGCGTATAGAAGGAGTTGTGAAAACTGCTACTGGGTATTATGGAGGAACCCTGAAAAAGCCTTCATATAGAGag GTCTGTGAAGGATTAACAGGGCACACTGAAGCAGTGAAAGTTATATACGATAAAAGGAGAATCCCATACAAATTTCTGTGTGACATTTTCTGGGAAAGCCATGATCCCACCAATAAAGACTACCTA AGCTTTGGAGTAAGTACGCACCAAAGATCTGCAATCTTTTACAGCAACGAGAAGGAGAGGAAGGAAGCACAGGAGTCAAAGATCAGGCGGCAGATGAAGCTGAACAAGAGGATTGTGACCAAAATCACACCCTCTGATGCAGATTTCTTCGTGGCAGAAAACCAACATCAGAAGCATTATCTGCAGAAGAAGTACAGGGTGTGTGAAAGTCTGGGGCTACGAAGCACTGAGCAATTTGTGGAGTCAAACATAGCTTGCAAACTCAACGG GATTCTAGCCATGGAAGCACACCTGATTATTGATGAGCTGAGGATATTTTTGCAAACCCAAGAGATGCCAATGCAGACAAAGTTAGCATGCGAAGAAATGATTGAAGAACTAAGcaaaattaaagttgaaaaaaCCCCAAATTCTCTGAGCATCATGTcttggaattaa
- the LOC132182493 gene encoding uncharacterized protein LOC132182493 isoform X1 yields MLSLKNMYKLLPQISDFPMISETTTKDTIPPEFLTEAVFAGAGSFWSLEAAFGRIEGVVKTATGYYGGTLKKPSYREVCEGLTGHTEAVKVIYDKRRIPYKFLCDIFWESHDPTNKDYLSFGVSTHQRSAIFYSNEKERKEAQESKIRRQMKLNKRIVTKITPSDADFFVAENQHQKHYLQKKYRVCESLGLRSTEQFVESNIACKLNGILAMEAHLIIDELRIFLQTQEMPMQTKLACEEMIEELSKIKVEKTPNSLSIMSWN; encoded by the exons ATGCTTAGTTTGAAAAACATGTACAAATTGCTTCCTCAAATTTCTGACTTTCCCATGATCTCTGAGACCACAACAAAAGACACCATTCCGCCAGAGTTTCTCACCGAAGCAGTGTTTGCTGGAG CAGGTAGCTTCTGGAGCCTAGAAGCTGCGTTTGGGCGTATAGAAGGAGTTGTGAAAACTGCTACTGGGTATTATGGAGGAACCCTGAAAAAGCCTTCATATAGAGag GTCTGTGAAGGATTAACAGGGCACACTGAAGCAGTGAAAGTTATATACGATAAAAGGAGAATCCCATACAAATTTCTGTGTGACATTTTCTGGGAAAGCCATGATCCCACCAATAAAGACTACCTA AGCTTTGGAGTAAGTACGCACCAAAGATCTGCAATCTTTTACAGCAACGAGAAGGAGAGGAAGGAAGCACAGGAGTCAAAGATCAGGCGGCAGATGAAGCTGAACAAGAGGATTGTGACCAAAATCACACCCTCTGATGCAGATTTCTTCGTGGCAGAAAACCAACATCAGAAGCATTATCTGCAGAAGAAGTACAGGGTGTGTGAAAGTCTGGGGCTACGAAGCACTGAGCAATTTGTGGAGTCAAACATAGCTTGCAAACTCAACGG GATTCTAGCCATGGAAGCACACCTGATTATTGATGAGCTGAGGATATTTTTGCAAACCCAAGAGATGCCAATGCAGACAAAGTTAGCATGCGAAGAAATGATTGAAGAACTAAGcaaaattaaagttgaaaaaaCCCCAAATTCTCTGAGCATCATGTcttggaattaa
- the LOC132182101 gene encoding uncharacterized protein LOC132182101, with amino-acid sequence MPTLQKFKVLATQCAVVAASPTRSPSASPVIHLRRRKTLRMLLNRTDRRGRFACRDDSSELRGMDSDPNRAPPDKAKKKEKSGEIRVRHKLKDLFVSSPPPDDRVSDKRLEEDEVGLLPATGSVGGGISALRRGAAERAGSFRPVTASFRYRLLRRAWRPVLVTIPE; translated from the coding sequence ATGCCTACCTTGCAGAAATTCAAGGTTCTAGCGACGCAGTGCGCCGTGGTGGCCGCAAGTCCGACGAGGAGCCCGTCGGCGAGCCCCGTCATCCACCTCCGCCGCCGCAAGACTCTCCGCATGCTCCTCAACCGCACCGACCGTCGAGGCCGGTTCGCCTGCCGGGACGACTCCTCGGAGCTCCGCGGCATGGACTCCGATCCCAATCGCGCGCCTCCAGACAAGgctaagaagaaagagaagagcgGGGAGATCAGGGTCCGGCACAAGCTGAAGGACCTCTTCGTGTCATCGCCGCCGCCTGATGATAGGGTTTCGGATAAGAGATTGGAAGAAGACGAGGTCGGGTTGTTACCGGCAACCGGGAGCGTCGGTGGTGGCATATCGGCGTTGCGGCGAGGCGCAGCCGAAAGAGCCGGTTCTTTCAGGCCCGTAACGGCGTCGTTTCGGTATAGATTGCTCAGAAGAGCTTGGCGACCAGTGCTCGTCACCATCCCAGAGTAG
- the LOC132182487 gene encoding LEAF RUST 10 DISEASE-RESISTANCE LOCUS RECEPTOR-LIKE PROTEIN KINASE-like 1.4 isoform X3, which translates to MDSWLSFFIMLLVFVEVPVCLCSYDWYTRCSSRFDCGDITGLGYPFWGDGRPDGCGNPDSKLICTKNITSIEIMNLEYRVLSADPGSKTLKIVRDDFLDGICSPVWVNTTLDTELFEYGPSHFSITLLYGCPSFPNFYPPISFCSVDGTANKGVYIQDPTVPGVCAKSVVVPVLATLKQDIGNWSRIEDIIKGGFDVKWKEDPVCIACTVSKGVCGYDQNTNQTTCYCPNQSSNGLKICAAGDTQVPSSKSDSKGSNNAGLVIGVAVGAAGIVAVFLGCLVFAIRQRRKKPVNESKSKDLPTPPSSKGFPVSSTNFSRSTPSYPSPKLDLERGSTYFGAHIFSYEELEEATNRFDPSRQLGDGGFGTVYYGELRDGRVVAVKRLYENNFKRVEQFMTEVEILTRLRHPNLVLLHGCTSKRSQELLLVYEYISNGTVSDHLNGNRSSSALMTWPVRLSIAIESAEALAYLHESDVIHRDVKTTNILLDDKFRVKVSDFGLSRLFPTDVTHVSTAPQGTPGYVDPEYYQCYQLTDKSDVYSFGVVLVELISSLPAVDTNRHRHDINLANMAINKIQNHALHELVDPSLGFEKDYDVRRMTTSVAELAFRCLQQERDMRPSMDEVVEVLRGIKNEEIGVQKAEVVDISADDVGLLKNIPPPLSPDSSVKWASSSTTPNSF; encoded by the exons ATGGATTCCTGGCTTTCCTTCTTCATTATGTTGTTGGTTTTCGTCGAGGTTCCGGTGTGTTTATGCTCCTATGATTGGTATACAAGGTGTAGCAGTCGGTTTGACTGCGGGGACATCACTGGCTTGGGTTATCCATTCTGGGGTGATGGCCGGCCCGATGGCTGCGGCAATCCGGATTCAAAGCTCATTTGTACGAAAAATATCACTAGCATCGAAATTATGAACCTGGAATACCGCGTTTTGAGTGCCGATCCTGGCTCCAAAACCCTCAAAATTGTGAGGGACGACTTCTTGGATGGAATTTGTTCACCAGTGTGGGTGAATACCACCCTGGATACAGAGCTTTTTGAATATGGCCCTAGCCACTTTAGCATTACGTTACTCTATGGTTGCCCTTCTTTTCCCAATTTTTATCCACCAATATCCTTTTGCTCCGTTGATGGGACCGCTAATAAAGGCGTTTACATACAAGACCCTACCGTCCCTGGGGTTTGTGCAAAAAGTGTGGTTGTTCCTGTTCTTGCAACTCTTAAGCAAGATATAGGTAATTGGTCAAGAATTGAAGACATCATCAAAGGAGGATTCGATGTGAAGTGGAAGGAGGATCCAGTTTGTATTGCCTGCACCGTGTCTAAGGGGGTTTGTGGATACGACCAGAATACAAATCAAACAACTTGCTACTGCCCAAATCAATCATCAAACGGGTTAAAAATATGTGCTGCCGGAGACACCCAAGTGCCTTCTAGTAAATCAG ACAGTAAAGGTTCTAATAATGCAGGCCTTGTCATAG GCGTTGCCGTAGGAGCTGCTGGCATTGTTGCCGTATTTCTAGGTTGTTTGGTCTTTGCCATCAGACAGCGGAGGAAAAAACCTGTCAATGAATCTAAAAGCAAAGACCTGCCCACACCTCCTTCAAGCAAAGGCTTTCCAGTTTCTTCAACTAATTTCTCTCGAAGCACCCCATCTTATCCCTCCCCGAAGTTGGATCTTGAAAGGGGAAGCACGTACTTCGGAGCTCATATCTTCAGCTATGAAGAACTGGAAGAAGCCACTAACCGTTTTGACCCTTCTAGACAACTTGGAGATGGAGGCTTTGGCACTGTTTACTATG GCGAGCTGCGTGATGGGCGTGTAGTTGCAGTGAAGCGCCTATACGAAAACAATTTCAAACGCGTTGAGCAGTTCATGACTGAAGTCGAGATCCTAACTCGCTTACGGCACCCAAATCTTGTGCTGCTCCACGGCTGCACCTCAAAACGTAGCCAAGAACTTCTCCTTGTTTACGAATACATTTCTAACGGAACTGTCTCTGATCATCTCAACGGAAACCGGTCTAGTTCCGCTTTAATGACTTGGCCAGTTCGGTTGAGCATAGCCATAGAGTCAGCCGAGGCACTGGCCTACCTCCATGAATCGGATGTTATCCACCGCGATGTTAAAACCACCAACATTCTCCTGGATGATAAGTTCCGTGTGAAAGTGTCTGATTTTGGTTTGTCACGGTTGTTCCCAACGGATGTCACGCATGTGTCAACTGCTCCACAAGGAACACCTGGGTATGTTGATCCAGAGTATTACCAGTGCTACCAGCTCACTGACAAAAGCGacgtttatagctttggagtggTGTTGGTCGAGCTTATATCGTCGTTGCCGGCTGTGGACACCAATAGACACCGGCACGATATAAACCTGGCCAACATGGCAATCAACAAGATTCAGAATCATGCATTGCACGAGTTGGTCGATCCGTCTCTTGGGTTCGAAAAGGATTATGATGTAAGGAGGATGACGACGTCGGTGGCGGAACTGGCTTTTCGGTGTTTGCAGCAGGAGAGGGACATGAGGCCTAGCATGGATGAAGTGGTGGAAGTTTTGAGAGGAATCAAGAACGAAGAGATTGGAGTACAGAAAGCAGAAGTGGTGGATATTAGTGCAGATGATGTCGGGCTTTTGAAGAACATTCCTCCCCCACTTTCACCAGATTCATCTGTGAAATGGGCTAGCAGCTCTACTACACCCAATTCCTTCTAG
- the LOC132182487 gene encoding LEAF RUST 10 DISEASE-RESISTANCE LOCUS RECEPTOR-LIKE PROTEIN KINASE-like 1.4 isoform X1 — protein MHPNLFPTIALSLVITVLCLIHFPSSSYADAEQYLNCSKTFDCAGIVDLSYPFWESNIRPSYCGHPAFELNCSDGVPLIKITFMNYRVLHVDNVSQTLQVAREDYWNTLCPATIVNTTINSTVFGYASATVNLTLYYDCPSIPTSPLTIPPADTTQFDCSINGSDANNYYSNNTIANLIGSSFGSCAYNVKVPVLQSQPGSGNLSALEEAIDGGFILGWNANNSLCDGCKATGGQCGYNTSTSEFACHCANGTFPSTCALTATDSKGSNNAGLVIGVAVGAAGIVAVFLGCLVFAIRQRRKKPVNESKSKDLPTPPSSKGFPVSSTNFSRSTPSYPSPKLDLERGSTYFGAHIFSYEELEEATNRFDPSRQLGDGGFGTVYYGELRDGRVVAVKRLYENNFKRVEQFMTEVEILTRLRHPNLVLLHGCTSKRSQELLLVYEYISNGTVSDHLNGNRSSSALMTWPVRLSIAIESAEALAYLHESDVIHRDVKTTNILLDDKFRVKVSDFGLSRLFPTDVTHVSTAPQGTPGYVDPEYYQCYQLTDKSDVYSFGVVLVELISSLPAVDTNRHRHDINLANMAINKIQNHALHELVDPSLGFEKDYDVRRMTTSVAELAFRCLQQERDMRPSMDEVVEVLRGIKNEEIGVQKAEVVDISADDVGLLKNIPPPLSPDSSVKWASSSTTPNSF, from the exons ATGCATCCCAATCTCTTCCCAACCATCGCTCTGTCGTTGGTGATAACAGTCTTGTGCTTGATCCACTTCCCATCGTCTTCATACGCAGATGCTGAGCAATACCTAAACTGCAGCAAAACATTTGATTGTGCGGGCATTGTGGACCTCAGTTATCCTTTTTGGGAATCCAATATTAGGCCAAGCTATTGTGGCCACCCTGCTTTTGAGTTAAACTGCAGCGATGGTGTCCCACTCATCAAAATCACCTTCATGAATTACCGAGTCCTTCATGTCGATAACGTGTCGCAGACTCTCCAGGTTGCTAGAGAGGATTATTGGAACACCCTTTGTCCTGCTACGATCGTTAATACGACCATCAATTCCACCGTCTTTGGTTACGCTTCAGCTACGGTGAACCTGACGCTCTACTATGATTGCCCTAGTATTCCTACTTCTCCTCTTACAATTCCGCCGGCCGATACTACTCAGTTTGATTGCTCCATAAACGGAAGCGATGCTAACAACTACTATTCTAACAATACCATTGCGAACTTGATTGGTAGCTCATTTGGGTCATGCGCCTACAACGTTAAAGTTCCAGTTCTACAATCTCAACCTGGGAGCGGCAATTTAAGTGCACTGGAAGAAGCTATCGATGGCGGCTTCATATTGGGGTGGAACGCAAATAACAGTTTGTGTGATGGATGTAAAGCGACCGGTGGACAGTGTGGGTACAACACAAGTACGAGCGAATTCGCTTGCCATTGTGCAAATGGAACTTTCCCATCCACTTGTGCATTAACAGCAACAG ACAGTAAAGGTTCTAATAATGCAGGCCTTGTCATAG GCGTTGCCGTAGGAGCTGCTGGCATTGTTGCCGTATTTCTAGGTTGTTTGGTCTTTGCCATCAGACAGCGGAGGAAAAAACCTGTCAATGAATCTAAAAGCAAAGACCTGCCCACACCTCCTTCAAGCAAAGGCTTTCCAGTTTCTTCAACTAATTTCTCTCGAAGCACCCCATCTTATCCCTCCCCGAAGTTGGATCTTGAAAGGGGAAGCACGTACTTCGGAGCTCATATCTTCAGCTATGAAGAACTGGAAGAAGCCACTAACCGTTTTGACCCTTCTAGACAACTTGGAGATGGAGGCTTTGGCACTGTTTACTATG GCGAGCTGCGTGATGGGCGTGTAGTTGCAGTGAAGCGCCTATACGAAAACAATTTCAAACGCGTTGAGCAGTTCATGACTGAAGTCGAGATCCTAACTCGCTTACGGCACCCAAATCTTGTGCTGCTCCACGGCTGCACCTCAAAACGTAGCCAAGAACTTCTCCTTGTTTACGAATACATTTCTAACGGAACTGTCTCTGATCATCTCAACGGAAACCGGTCTAGTTCCGCTTTAATGACTTGGCCAGTTCGGTTGAGCATAGCCATAGAGTCAGCCGAGGCACTGGCCTACCTCCATGAATCGGATGTTATCCACCGCGATGTTAAAACCACCAACATTCTCCTGGATGATAAGTTCCGTGTGAAAGTGTCTGATTTTGGTTTGTCACGGTTGTTCCCAACGGATGTCACGCATGTGTCAACTGCTCCACAAGGAACACCTGGGTATGTTGATCCAGAGTATTACCAGTGCTACCAGCTCACTGACAAAAGCGacgtttatagctttggagtggTGTTGGTCGAGCTTATATCGTCGTTGCCGGCTGTGGACACCAATAGACACCGGCACGATATAAACCTGGCCAACATGGCAATCAACAAGATTCAGAATCATGCATTGCACGAGTTGGTCGATCCGTCTCTTGGGTTCGAAAAGGATTATGATGTAAGGAGGATGACGACGTCGGTGGCGGAACTGGCTTTTCGGTGTTTGCAGCAGGAGAGGGACATGAGGCCTAGCATGGATGAAGTGGTGGAAGTTTTGAGAGGAATCAAGAACGAAGAGATTGGAGTACAGAAAGCAGAAGTGGTGGATATTAGTGCAGATGATGTCGGGCTTTTGAAGAACATTCCTCCCCCACTTTCACCAGATTCATCTGTGAAATGGGCTAGCAGCTCTACTACACCCAATTCCTTCTAG
- the LOC132182487 gene encoding LEAF RUST 10 DISEASE-RESISTANCE LOCUS RECEPTOR-LIKE PROTEIN KINASE-like 1.4 isoform X2: protein MPPIAFPPAIFVSVLLFFSVAVTTTSLPSDDTSTLSFKCAQAFDCGPFKNLSYPFTDTTHPENCGTPEFRLSCDDDSPKLTIASLSYRVLQLDQAARTMTLARSDLWNTTCPQQYTNSTLEPSGFTYATDNEDLTIFYGCSSSGLRLPAKPPNLFYCSFLGNTNRTDAYYLTGPVPTDPILGVIECNVGVSLKILKTAALELTTNRSTLEEVLMEGFKVNYSDVYGDTCAKCLVFGAQCGFDSKSGKPICLCGNRTCSVPDSKGSNNAGLVIGVAVGAAGIVAVFLGCLVFAIRQRRKKPVNESKSKDLPTPPSSKGFPVSSTNFSRSTPSYPSPKLDLERGSTYFGAHIFSYEELEEATNRFDPSRQLGDGGFGTVYYGELRDGRVVAVKRLYENNFKRVEQFMTEVEILTRLRHPNLVLLHGCTSKRSQELLLVYEYISNGTVSDHLNGNRSSSALMTWPVRLSIAIESAEALAYLHESDVIHRDVKTTNILLDDKFRVKVSDFGLSRLFPTDVTHVSTAPQGTPGYVDPEYYQCYQLTDKSDVYSFGVVLVELISSLPAVDTNRHRHDINLANMAINKIQNHALHELVDPSLGFEKDYDVRRMTTSVAELAFRCLQQERDMRPSMDEVVEVLRGIKNEEIGVQKAEVVDISADDVGLLKNIPPPLSPDSSVKWASSSTTPNSF from the exons ATGCCCCCAATCGCCTTCCCTCCGGCGATCTTCGTCTCcgtcctcctcttcttctccgtcGCCGTCACAACGACGTCGTTACCTTCCGATGACACCTCCACCCTCTCTTTCAAATGCGCCCAGGCCTTCGACTGTGGGCCTTTCAAGAACCTATCCTACCCATTCACCGATACGACCCACCCGGAGAACTGCGGTACGCCCGAGTTCCGACTCTCCTGCGACGACGACTCGCCCAAGTTGACCATCGCGTCGCTGAGTTACCGAGTCCTCCAGCTCGACCAGGCCGCCAGAACCATGACCCTCGCCCGCTCCGACCTCTGGAACACCACGTGCCCACAGCAATACACCAATTCCACTCTGGAGCCCTCTGGGTTCACGTACGCTACCGACAATGAGGACCTCACCATCTTCTACGGTTGCTCCTCTAGTGGTCTCCGTCTTCCCGCGAAGCCTCCTAATCTGTTTTATTGTAGCTTCCTTGGGAATACGAACCGGACCGACGCTTATTACCTGACCGGTCCGGTTCCTACCGATCCGATTCTGGGAGTTATTGAATGCAACGTCGGTGTCAGCCTGAAAATCCTCAAAACGGCGGCGTTGGAGCTCACAACTAATCGGTCGACGCTTGAGGAGGTTTTGATGGAGGGTTTCAAGGTGAATTATAGCGATGTGTACGGTGATACGTGTGCCAAGTGTCTGGTTTTTGGTGCGCAATGTGGGTTTGATTCGAAGTCGGGCAAACCCATTTGCCTTTGTGGCAATCGGACGTGTTCGGTGCCAG ACAGTAAAGGTTCTAATAATGCAGGCCTTGTCATAG GCGTTGCCGTAGGAGCTGCTGGCATTGTTGCCGTATTTCTAGGTTGTTTGGTCTTTGCCATCAGACAGCGGAGGAAAAAACCTGTCAATGAATCTAAAAGCAAAGACCTGCCCACACCTCCTTCAAGCAAAGGCTTTCCAGTTTCTTCAACTAATTTCTCTCGAAGCACCCCATCTTATCCCTCCCCGAAGTTGGATCTTGAAAGGGGAAGCACGTACTTCGGAGCTCATATCTTCAGCTATGAAGAACTGGAAGAAGCCACTAACCGTTTTGACCCTTCTAGACAACTTGGAGATGGAGGCTTTGGCACTGTTTACTATG GCGAGCTGCGTGATGGGCGTGTAGTTGCAGTGAAGCGCCTATACGAAAACAATTTCAAACGCGTTGAGCAGTTCATGACTGAAGTCGAGATCCTAACTCGCTTACGGCACCCAAATCTTGTGCTGCTCCACGGCTGCACCTCAAAACGTAGCCAAGAACTTCTCCTTGTTTACGAATACATTTCTAACGGAACTGTCTCTGATCATCTCAACGGAAACCGGTCTAGTTCCGCTTTAATGACTTGGCCAGTTCGGTTGAGCATAGCCATAGAGTCAGCCGAGGCACTGGCCTACCTCCATGAATCGGATGTTATCCACCGCGATGTTAAAACCACCAACATTCTCCTGGATGATAAGTTCCGTGTGAAAGTGTCTGATTTTGGTTTGTCACGGTTGTTCCCAACGGATGTCACGCATGTGTCAACTGCTCCACAAGGAACACCTGGGTATGTTGATCCAGAGTATTACCAGTGCTACCAGCTCACTGACAAAAGCGacgtttatagctttggagtggTGTTGGTCGAGCTTATATCGTCGTTGCCGGCTGTGGACACCAATAGACACCGGCACGATATAAACCTGGCCAACATGGCAATCAACAAGATTCAGAATCATGCATTGCACGAGTTGGTCGATCCGTCTCTTGGGTTCGAAAAGGATTATGATGTAAGGAGGATGACGACGTCGGTGGCGGAACTGGCTTTTCGGTGTTTGCAGCAGGAGAGGGACATGAGGCCTAGCATGGATGAAGTGGTGGAAGTTTTGAGAGGAATCAAGAACGAAGAGATTGGAGTACAGAAAGCAGAAGTGGTGGATATTAGTGCAGATGATGTCGGGCTTTTGAAGAACATTCCTCCCCCACTTTCACCAGATTCATCTGTGAAATGGGCTAGCAGCTCTACTACACCCAATTCCTTCTAG